In Ostrinia nubilalis chromosome 26, ilOstNubi1.1, whole genome shotgun sequence, one genomic interval encodes:
- the LOC135084442 gene encoding 60S ribosome subunit biogenesis protein NIP7 homolog, which yields MKVLSEDRTRILFEKLTKYIGMNVKLLIDRPDGTYCFREKKDRVYYISERLLQLAQTVKPDHLISAGTCFGKFTKTNKFRLHITALTYIAPYAHYKIWVKPSMEQQFLYGHHVIKSGLGRITENTPKHQGVVIFTMSDVPIGFGVAARSTTECRHADPLATIAFHQADIGEYIRSEDTLT from the exons atgaAAGTCCTTTCAGAGGATAGAACTCGGATATTATTCGAGAAACTTACTAAATA CATTGGAATGAATGTGAAGCTGCTAATAGACAGACCGGACGGTACTTACTGctttagagagaagaaagaccGAGTTTATTATATTTCAGAGCGACTTTTACAGTTGGCCCAAACCGTGAAACCGGATCACTTAATATCGGCGGGGACGTGTTTTGGCAAGTTTACCAAAACAAACAAGTTCAGGTTGCACATAACAGCGCTGACATACATTGCTCCGTACGCTCATTACAAGATTTGGGTGAAGCCGTCAATGGAACAGCAGTTTTTGTATGGTCACCATGTTATCAAGAGTG GTCTCGGCAGAATAACAGAAAACACCCCGAAACACCAGGGTGTAGTTATTTTCACGATGTCAGACGTCCCCATTGGCTTTGGAGTTGCAGCTCGTTCAACGACAGAGTGCCGGCACGCTGACCCACTAGCAACGATAGCCTTCCACCAGGCGGATATCGGAGAATATATTCGATCAGAAGACACCCTTACGTAG